From Oryza sativa Japonica Group chromosome 4, ASM3414082v1, one genomic window encodes:
- the LOC4336963 gene encoding uncharacterized protein, with translation MARKNRDGRVAVWLMMVFLLLSGSYQCEARALMRRSRRNTLLNALYKLNFIRTVEPMQLPSSSPSPAKPDGDAASLADATGDGSSSPYCVNPPNAPPSSSTPTTTPTPTPPFASTPFAPDDQPPPLPPIGGFTPPSFEPSPPASSTPGFTPSTPGSAPPSPIFVVPSPPETGPGGGGLGGGSGGEGGGGVGGGSGGEGGGGGGVGGGPGGGGSGGEGGGGGGSSGGGGSNGGGGSSGGGGNSGGGGGGGGFLPPIVYPPPLAPPAAPGAGEALWCVAKPTVPDPIMQEAMDYACGSGAECGSIQPSGACYTPDTVLAHASYAFNSYWQMTKAAGGTCDFGGTATIVTRDPSYEKCQFDLL, from the exons ATGGCTCGCAAGAACAGAGATGGGAGAGTAGCAGTGTGGTTGATGATGGTGTTCTTGCTACTGTCCGGATCATATCAGTGTG AGGCGAGAGCTCTGATGAGGCGAAGCAGGAGGAACACGCTGCTGAACGCGCTGTACAAGCTCAACTTCATCAGGACGGTGGAGCCGATGCAGCTGCCTTCTTCGTCTCCTTCTCCGGCGAAGccggacggcgacgcggcgagcctcgccgacgccaccggcgacggctcgaGCTCGCCGTACTGCGTCAACCCTCCGAACGCGCCCCCGTCGTCCTCCACCCCGACAACGACACCGACGCCGACACCTCCCTTCGCCTCGACGCCGTTCGCCCCGGACGACCAGCCCCCGCCGCTGCCCCCCATCGGCGGCTTCACGCCACCGTCGTTCGAGCCGAGCCCGCCTGCGTCGTCCACGCCTGGCTTCACCCCGAGCACGCCTGGGTCTGCCCCACCGAGCCCGATCTTCGTCGTGCCCAGCCCTCCCGAGACcggacccggcggcggcggtttaggtggcggcagcggcggcgagggcggcggcggtgtaggtggcggcagtggaggcgagggcggtggcggtggtggtgtagGTGGTgggcctggcggcggcggcagtggcggcgagggtggtggcggtggcggcagtaGCGGTGGAGGCGGGAGCAATGGTGGAGGCGggagcagcggaggaggcgggaacagcggcggcgggggaggagggggagggttcTTGCCGCCGATAGTGtacccgccgccgctggcgccgccggcggcgccgggggcgggggaggcgcTGTGGTGCGTGGCGAAGCCGACGGTGCCGGACCCGATAATGCAGGAGGCGATGGACTACGCGTGCGGGTCGGGGGCGGAGTGCGGGTCGATCCAGCCGAGCGGGGCGTGCTACACGCCCGACACCGTGCTCGCCCACGCCTCCTACGCCTTCAACAGCTACTGGCAGATGACCAAGGCCGCCGGTGGCACCTGCGACTTCGGCGGCACCGCCACCATCGTCACCCGTGACCCAA GCTATGAAAAGTGCCAATTCGACCTACTATGA
- the LOC4336964 gene encoding pEARLI1-like lipid transfer protein 3, translated as MAAAKNGRIALLLAALALSAQLAPAAATWCGSNCPTTKPPPPPCQPPPPTPTPATPTTPPTPWTPPPATPTPPTPTPWTPTPATPPPTPATPATPTTPPTPAPAPSTPTGKCPVDTLKLLACVDALNGLVHAVVGATAGDTCCPLLSGVADLDAALCLCTAIKAKALGLSLVLPVAISVLVNDCGKYVPSDFQCPSTDPPYI; from the coding sequence atggccgccgccaagAACGGCCGCAttgccctcctcctcgccgcgctcgccctgTCCGCTCagctcgcgccggccgccgcgacgtGGTGCGGCTCCAACTGCCCGACGACgaagccgcctccgccaccgtgccagccgccaccgccgacgccgacgcccgcGACCCCAACGACGCCGCCGACTCCGTGGACTCCGCCGCCTgcaacgccgacgccgccgacgccgactccGTGGACTCCGACGcctgcgacgccgccgccaacgccggcgacgcccgcgactccgacgacgccgccgacgccggcgccggcgccgtcgacgccgacgggGAAGTGCCCGGTGGACACGCTGAAGCTGCTGGCGTGCGTGGACGCGCTGAACGGGCTGGTGCACGCGGTGgtcggcgccaccgccggcgacaccTGCTGCCCGCTGCTGTCCGGCGTCGCCGACCTCGACGCCGCGCTCTGCCTCTGCACCGCCATCAAGGCCAAGGCGCTCGGCCTCAGCCTCGTCCTCCCCGTCGCCATCTCCGTGCTCGTCAATGACTGCGGCAAGTACGTGCCCTCCGACTTCCAGTGCCCATCCACTGATCCACCGTACATATAA